One Solanum pennellii chromosome 10, SPENNV200 genomic region harbors:
- the LOC107002735 gene encoding nitrate regulatory gene2 protein-like produces the protein MGCTSSKIDDLPAVTLCRERCSFLDEAIHYRYALAEAHLAYLHSLKTVGISVQHFFKENVEISHSPVFVKGDPPPPEPPKKMIPPPVDSHSSSGSHLHFHSDSDSDEGSGTDSLHHHHLDGTSVPFHQFSYGDHEMLGFGASYPVGGNGGGFMHMNFMRNQTTPSVTYEQRPVTVQMSESFSSSSYYPYPYATNYPDYANYGGGFYPSSTTPEAAVAGMSLAPSSSKPPPPPPSPPRSSPWEFLNLFKTLESYPVYAPSRDSREVREEEGIPDLEDVDFEHEAVKEVHEDQRFVDEAATASGSYSKAVEENEKAADSESIHHHSSTSSSVEDDPIEYEVHVVDKKVVDDENRGNVAGSKGRSFNSDFDVVKEIQVQFERASESGNELAKMLEVGKLPHNRKHATYQGIVSSKMLHAITPSSAVLSLPSTLKNDAIEIADHAILDVEGDISSRARNISSTLQKLYLWEKKLSEEVKAEEKIRVLHERKSQKLKQLIEKGADSDKIDMTRKLVISLSSKIRIAIQVVDKVSEKINKLRDEELWPQLNELIQGLCRMWRSMLECHRFQSVAIGEAKRLDAIASHKHFSDAHLEATLQLEHELLNWTLSFSCWVTAQKGYVRALNSWLMKCLLYVPEETDDGIAPFSPGRIGAPPIFVICNHWSQAFERVSEKEVVDCMRDFATNVLQLWERDKLELRQKMMVNKDMERQVKNLDREDQKIQKGIHALDKRIVLVSGEENSLSLNRNVVYQSETSKNSSFQVGLQRIFEAMERFTANSLKVYEELLQRIGEDRLPREPEAVS, from the exons ATGGGGTGCACCAGTTCCAAGATTGATGATTTGCCGGCGGTTACTCTCTGCCGTGAACGTTGCTCATTCTTGGATGAAGCTATTCACTATCGTTATGCTCTTGCTGAAGCACATCTTGCTTATCTTCACTCACTTAAAACTGTTGGAATCTCTGTTCAgcattttttcaaagaaaatgttgaaatttctCATTCCCCTGTTTTTGTTAAAGGTGACCCACCACCCCCTGAACCTCCCAAGAAAATGATTCCTCCTCCTGTGGATTCTCATTCTAGTTCTGGTTCacatcttcattttcattctgaTTCTGATTCTGATGAAGGGTCTGGGACTGATTCTttacatcatcatcatttagATGGTACTTCCGTACCGTTTCATCAGTTTAGTTATGGGGATCATGAAATGCTTGGTTTTGGTGCTTCTTATCCAGTTGGGGGAAATGGGGGTGGGTTTATGCATATGAATTTCATGAGGAACCAAACGACGCCGTCTGTAACCTATGAACAACGGCCGGTGACTGTTCAGATGAGTGaatccttttcttcttcttcttactaCCCTTATCCTTATGCTACTAACTATCCGGATTATGCCAATTATGGAGGGGGGTTTTATCCCTCATCCACAACGCCGGAAGCGGCGGTGGCCGGGATGTCATTGGCTCCTTCAAGTTCAAAACCACCTCCCCCTCCGCCGTCTCCTCCGAGGAGTTCGCCTTGGGaatttttgaatctttttaAGACGCTTGAGAGTTATCCAGTGTACGCACCAAGCAGAGACTCGAGAGAGGTGAGAGAAGAGGAGGGTATACCTGATTTGGAAGATGTGGATTTTGAACATGAGGCTGTTAAGGAAGTTCATGAGGATCAAAGGTTTGTAGATGAGGCTGCAACTGCAAGTGGAAGTTATTCAAAGGCAGTTGAGGAGAATGAGAAGGCAGCTGATTCAGAGTCCATACACCACCACTCAAGCACAAGTTCATCCGTGGAGGATGACCCTATTGAGTATGAGGTACACGTCGTGGATAAGAAAGTGGTTGATGATGAGAATCGGGGAAATGTAGCTGGTTCCAAGGGTCGTAGTTTCAATAGCGATTTTGATGTGGTGAAGGAGATTCAAGTTCAATTTGAGAGAGCTTCTGAATCAGGGAATGAGCTTGCTAAGATGCTTGAAGTTGGGAAACTTCCCCACAATCGTAAGCACGCGACATATCAAG GGATAGTTTCTTCCAAGATGTTGCACGCGATTACCCCTTCCTCGGCTGTACTCTCGCTACCGTCTACTTTAAAGAACGATGCGATTGAGATTGCTGATCATGCCATTTTAGATGTAGAAGGAGATATTAGTTCAAGGGCTAGAAACATTTCTTCCACATTGCAGAAGCTGTACCTCTGGGAGAAGAAACTGTCTGAGGAGGTCAAG GCGGAGGAGAAGATAAGGGTGCTTCATGAAAGGAAAAGTCAAAAGCTGAAGCAATTAATTGAAAAGGGGGCTGATTCTGACAAGATTGACATGACCAGAAAATTGGTTATAAGTCTCTCCTCAAAGATTAGAATTGCAATTCAGGTAGTTGATAAGGTTTCTGAGAAGATAAACAAATTGAGGGATGAAGAGTTGTGGCCACAACTGAACGAACTTATTCAGGG GTTATGTAGAATGTGGAGATCCATGCTTGAGTGCCATCGCTTCCAATCCGTAGCCATTGGAGAAGCAAAACGGTTAGATGCAATTGCATCTCACAAACACTTCAGTGATGCTCATCTTGAAGCTACTCTGCAACTTGAGCATGAGCTTTTGAACTGGACTTTGAGTTTCTCTTGTTGGGTGACTGCACAGAAGGGCTATGTGAGGGCATTGAACAGTTGGCTTATGAAGTGTCTTCTATATGTACCGGAAGAAACAGACGATGGAATAGCTCCCTTTTCTCCTGGCAGGATTGGTGCTCCCCCTATTTTTGTCATTTGTAATCATTGGTCACAAGCATTTGAAAGGGTCTCGGAAAAAGAGGTGGTTGATTGTATGCGAGATTTTGCTACAAATGTGCTTCAGCTGTGGGAGCGAGATAAGCTGGAATTACGCCAAAAGATGATGGTGAACAAGGATATGGAGCGACAAGTGAAGAACCTGGATAGGGAAGACCAGAAGATACAAAAGGGGATTCATGCACTAGACAAAAGAATCGTTCTGGTTTCTGGAGAGGAAAATAGTCTTTCATTGAATAGGAATGTTGTTTACCAGAGCGAGACTAGCAAAAATAGTAGCTTTCAGGTTGGTCTACAACGCATATTCGAGGCCATGGAAAGGTTTACTGCTAACTCCTTGAAGGTATACGAGGAGCTTTTGCAACGTATCGGGGAGGATAGACTTCCTAGAGAGCCTGAGGCTGTGTCGTAG